In one window of Syngnathus scovelli strain Florida chromosome 22, RoL_Ssco_1.2, whole genome shotgun sequence DNA:
- the pcloa gene encoding protein piccolo translates to MGNEASLEGGGEGPLQGLPEGLAPDGAGGFVRVPGGDPVNLAELSEEQRKQLAAVMSRAQGKQPGGAAAARRPSESGVQQRSQQPGTARAPAGLSKSRTVDAFNQSPPSRPATGRSPSSLNLFESRFRQEPKDSESKSSGMFGSSFLSGANPLSAMSSMTSSVSSSISSMGDSVNMPKFGLFGEEEEGAAPGTNQGGKPPGKGPQQGSGSKGSPQGGPQRQSQGPSGQGPKPAQGQASPEPKSAQGPPGQAPRQGQGQAGQGPPGQQAPRPGQGPPGQQGPKQGQGPPGQQGPRQGQGPPGQQGPRQGQGTPPGQQGPRQGQGPPGQQGPRQGQGPPGQQTPKQGQRPPGQQGPRQGQGPPGQQAPREGQSGPLQQKESGKPGPKQQGPTQPGAGPGDAVKSQQGAAKPAGGLCPLCKTTQLNTGSKDPPNYSHCTECKNQVCSLCGFSPPDSAGKEWLCLNCQMERAMGGMGMTKPKQGSAPPSPQKQASGKPGKLLIKQQSTTDQGLTPPTTPRQKSPGASSPGPLSPGSSLGGSPKIDPKTGRPIQQKASPQQSPAKAKQESSFFGGLGGISFGGLTDTVKPAAASTQAAESVTGKLFGGFGGLMDSSKPQAQAAPKQEESVAGKLFGGFGGLSEAAKPPATASQMFSFGSSLLNSATNLVTGEEEKPDDSPPGSPPDSEPGSGPGSPPDSPFSAQGSPPDSDSAPDTPPAKSRKPPRTKSVAQESSLDLASQTKESCPLCKAELNVGTSEAPNYSLCTDCKKSVCNLCGFNPTPHLGETEWLCLNCQTKRASQLDDTVSPKKPAPAPAPSSTPTPAAVDSKPIVVESAAAADQIPSHPEIKVEKLETLKELKQPESATKVGSPTSPSDLAKLESTVLPILEAQVKGDEEKQTDTLKTRRKLEVLPLSPDSPCSEDDRDVNKSSTKKKLLVPLDVRMDSLDDSSESFSKESPMSGDDEEFIRKQIIEMSENEDASPSDEENLIRQKIRQEERKKMEQKKIESVEKSASGKAKRLSKKNSISPTDDEELQISLEKAQVVKVDPPELKDDCQRGTAVRKFQTMQLNTTSSPVCVTQVDIEPEMECLTDSPDDRSKGEGSSSLHASSFTPGTSPTSLSSLDEDSDSSPSHVRSSESKQHRKAKHRQPGQMLPTIEDSSEEEELREEEELLREQEKQRGAGKKAKRDKEEVRGQRRRDRSMTPPSNLSPIEDASPTEELRQEAEMEEIRRSSCSDFSPSIDSDPEGFEIHAAKIAAVQKTYQLPVSVALHSPTEDKNIDKSQQKTLRSADEAYEEIILRSKSPTAENVEFDPGKAALYGSMLIEDYASVMDNSTDDLGEAEKISVPCQPKKLRSPDEVYEDMIKKRKEFMKLEQEYQNIQQKTESTNPEIVLQPAENTIPNVATVTLGKDGKPLLDAESAYQELMKKVLSPGASPTPQDQETETTSSRRALYPIPDLQVTQCSSGELSSDEESIKKEEEMVKSTSAVETTSPSSALDQKPLPPVTSPQTDIVDLSSAIPITSAPVTANFTILPTVPQYAHGTPSIVSTAPLIPPKPSVLRRANSQEKADTPLESPLPPPTPQKPTVFPRKPPVPLPPQTSTVSGRPETVTTTSKQSVTPTYKPHVPPPVPPKPCIPAGIGESHRHGGKPPIAPKPCSQPSSPAHSAHPPRPTVLPTESNEIALNLSPSESKIFQPSPKSPSSPRYARNRDTYVVITLPSQPSSPVDSLSTQAPSDTGPASTTHQASYHQSQAQPHSYQQSPPPHTTRVPLAYTRVTESIENQEICGPEKHVSTSCHIIEAVSASADPPVVLPNLISQVVTTEVQRTTVSVVHERTPPPVPVPRATGIPVSLEKPKTQLPVQNGQAALPCEVVDLRTMKPEAASHINGVDLSAGPESRQSLTADVSRQSSAVQSAVVNLSSESSTFSIMTDSITIVTCSSTIQRCDSLETSQTSSTPLQLTKNKAFEPVSQIVYRSVDYQPPTHSGEIPINLTLGSAGGGTFQTPPVTMAPITIAGCVANGLTTSTTSVAGAVDLSTAKAFNTLVSMDAISTEVLTTVITEDDGKPVDLTAGKRAVCCDVVYKLPFAGSCTSQQPTTPLPEDRFGYRDDHYQYGRSSYGARGFGGIKPSMSDTNLAEAGLFFYKSKNSYNFTGTTDGAVDLSSAKISDAGDAVDYSKKGAHAGTIIPPYCQARVTSGVGTLFGTSSVLRSSNGVVYSSVAAPIPSTYAITTQPGSIFCTSYNTQSSMHTSDTMPSLSEIQNLPLTRSHSFLSTVSITTADEQADVPLNLEISKEDGSGNAVTTATTSSLDYTDESLEAIAASLEALSSPMVPGDGQYQAERERLEMEKLKQQRLAEELEWERQEIQRFREQEQLLVQKELEELQVMKQQILTQQEEERQAHLMMQKETYAQQQQQLEQIQRLQEQLRMQLEEQKLRQMYPGGEVLGNGIQEAIVLGPDGTVLSRKITDSGCQTDEEDETVSKAYTAGRKKKSAKKSVDSCVQTDDEDQDEWEAQRSRQNRPRTARGDRGGHADMSLQAHTEISIQTDTDGNIRMDTRMELSDSERTSPKKRPSPLEMGLSPHLKAESSTLQTSPKSPNVLYSPLSPCISPSKSLEFVSYDKSLGDKSPQKLRGSPDPGSPRGTKSMQRSMSDPKSISPNGEERATSGTQYGDTGKGSGGTPTGTQKKVKRTLPNPPSEEESSTSGQTAYSTGSARRRMCRNSNMARAKILQDIDRELDLVERESSKLRKRQAELDEEEKEIDAKLRYLEMGINRRKGALLKEREKRERAYLQGVAEDRDYMSDSEVSNIRETRGDHGDGEDEEIESHGLERPRTAPQSELDDFVPPQTKHEYGKYSQYQYPQSQYQQSLYQTPQSYQSHSLYSSVPSLTSSQQQSYQQMLLLQQKAARQAALLSELDATKYDVINRQPDPTSSPYLGVKYDKYGNHLDLRALDVGSIAGSPMSAVADPYYSDIDHHTPRSYLLLEDAAELAKSSSGLSSSYSLAERELAKAEKLLQRSAADLGSTDYLGSTTRLHTYGKTPDEDPMEEPYELKLLKQQLKQEFRRSTGGTESLDPLTGLSQHYYTPSSSISSYSQRHYPKTDKYSMSRLTLEKQAAKQLPASVLYQKHKTPLLEPKISSKYSSITESRGLDVDYTSYLGSTGGSPRSSRLMQDEITFGLRKNIAEQQKYLGSTLGANLAGSLNLGQSLGLDSAYPSGSRSRPSSRPTSCYGLDLSIKRDPSSSSLRLKGDGEASTDSFQTPSGRTKPTSLPIVQSGRGRIPIVAQNSEEESPLSPVGEPMGMARASAGPLPPISADSRDQFGSCLSLQDSQQQHIREEPSRGRTYVLMDDLQGTMSDSEGKKQNHCFSVPVYDFLSHALAATMWRSREDLHVFVASSLWCHTYQNVAHLVLCLRRHVAFCMPVLLSVLPILCNVLA, encoded by the exons ATGGGGAACGAGGCGAGCCTGGAAGGAGGAGGCGAAGGCCCGCTGCAGGGGCTACCCGAGGGGCTGGCACCCGACGGGGCCGGGGGCTTCGTGCGAGTCCCTGGCGGGGATCCGGTGAACCTGGCGGAGCTGAGCGAGGAGCAGCGGAAGCAGCTCGCCGCGGTGATGTCAAGGGCGCAGGGCAAGCAGCCCGGGGGTGCCGCGGCCGCACGAAG ACCGTCGGAATCTGGTGTCCAGCAGCGATCCCAGCAACCGGGGACCGCCAGGGCCCCGGCAGGCCTCAGTAAGAGTCGCACGGTAGACGCCTTCAACCAGAGTCCCCCCAGCAGGCCTGCCACAGGTCGCAGTCCCTCATCACTCAATCTTTTTGAGTCCCGATTCCGGCAGGAGCCCAAAGACTCTGAAAGCAAGTCATCCGGCATGTTTGGCTCCAGCTTTCTCAGTGGGGCCAACCCCCTCAGTGCCATGTCATCCATGACCTCCTCAGTGTCCTCCTCTATATCCTCCATGGGCGACTCTGTCAACATGCCCAAGTTTGGGCTGTttggagaggaggaggaaggagctGCGCCTGGGACCAATCAGGGAGGAAAGCCACCAGGCAAGGGCCCTCAACAAGGATCAGGTTCAAAGGGTTCACCACAAGGGGGGCCCCAAAGACAGAGTCAAGGTCCTTCTGGACAGGGGCCAAAACCTGCGCAAGGACAAGCAAGCCCAGAACCCAAATCAGCTCAGGGACCTCCTGGACAGGCTCCCAGACAAGGCCAGGGGCAGGCAGGACAAGGGCCTCCTGGACAGCAAGCACCTAGACCAGGTCAAGGACCACCAGGTCAGCAGGGACCCAAACAGGGGCAAGGACCACCAGGTCAACAGGGTCCCAGACAAGGTCAAGGACCACCAGGTCAGCAGGGTCCCAGACAAGGTCAAGGAACACCACCAGGTCAGCAGGGTCCCAGACAAGGTCAAGGACCACCAGGTCAGCAGGGTCCCAGACAAGGCCAAGGACCACCAGGTCAGCAGACACCCAAACAAGGTCAAAGACCACCTGGACAGCAGGGTCCCAGACAAGGTCAAGGTCCACCAGGCCAACAAGCACCTAGAGAGGGTCAAAGTGGTCCTCTGCAGCAAAAAGAATCTGGCAAGCCTGGACCCAAACAGCAAGGACCAACGCAGCCTGGGGCTGGTCCCGGAGATGCTGTCAAGAGTCAACAGGGTGCCGCAAAGCCCGCCGGGGGGCTTTGTCCACTGTGTAAGACTACCCAGTTGAATACTGGATCTAAGGACCCGCCAAATTACAGTCATTGTACGGAGTGTAAGAACCAGGTCTGCAGCCTTTGTGGATTCAGTCCCCCGGACTCAGCA GGTAAAGAATGGTTGTGTCTGAACTGCCAGATGGAACGAGCAATGGGAGGCATGGGTATGACAAAACCCAAACAAGGCTCGGCCCCACCCTCGCCACAGAAACAGGCTTCAGGAAAACCCGGCAAGCTGCTCATCAAGCAGCAAAGCACCACCGACCAAGGTTTGACGCCCCCAACCACGCCAAGGCAGAAATCTCCAGGTGCTAGCTCTCCAGGGCCGCTTTCTCCAGGCTCCTCATTGGGAGGCTCCCCCAAGATCGATCCCAAGACCGGACGCCCCATTCAACAGAAGGCCAGCCCCCAGCAGTCACCGGCTAAGGCCAAGCAGGAGTCTAGTTTCTTTGGTGGGTTGGGAGGCATCAGTTTTGGAGGCTTGACCGATACAGTCAAGCCGGCTGCTGCTTCCACACAAGCTGCTGAGTCTGTCACTGGAAAACTATTTGGCGGTTTTGGTGGAttgatggactcatccaagcccCAAGCACAGGCAGCTCCAAAGCAGGAGGAGTCTGTCGCCGGGAAGCTGTTCGGAGGATTCGGTGGATTATCAGAAGCGGCGAAACCTCCCGCCACCGCTTCGCAGATGTTCAGCTTCGGCTCATCCCTCCTCAACTCGGCCACCAATCTCGTCACCGGTGAGGAAGAGAAACCAGACGATTCTCCACCGGGGTCACCGCCGGACTCTGAACCCGGTTCCGGCCCTGGTTCCCCGCCCGACTCTCCATTCTCTGCTCAGGGCTCCCCCCCTGATTCGGATTCTGCTCCTGACACCCCACCGGCCAAATCCAGAAAACCACCAAGGACCAAATCCGTTGCGCAAGAATCCAGCTTGGACTTAGCCTCCCAAACTAAGGAAAGCTGTCCTCTTTGCAAGGCGGAGCTGAATGTGGGGACATCAGAAGCGCCAAACTACAGTCTCTGCACTGACTGTAAGAAGAGTGTGTGCAATCTGTGCGGATTCAACCCCACTCCCCATTTAGGAGAG ACCGAATGGCTTTGCCTCAACTGCCAGACGAAACGAGCCAGTCAGCTGGACGACACGGTTTCCCCGAAGAAGCCAGCGCCTGCTCCTGCTCCCTCCTCCACCCCCACCCCTGCTGCTGTAGATAGTAAACCCATTGTCGTagaatcagcagcagcagcagaccaAATCCCATCCCACCCCGAAATCAAG GTGGAGAAGTTGGAGACCCTGAAAGAACTGAAACAACCTGAAAGTGCCACCAAGGTGGGGAGTCCTACCAGCCCCTCAGACCTGGCCAAGCTGGAAAGCACAGTCCTGCCCATTCTTGAAGCGCAAGTGAAGGGTGATGAAGAGAAACAAACGGACACACTAAAGACCAGACGTAAACTCGAGGTGCTTCCCCTCTCTCCCGACTCGCCCTGCTCGGAAGACGACAGAGATGTGAACAAAAGTAGCACAAAGAAAAAGCTACTGGTGCCGCTAGACGTCAGGATGGACTCACTGGATGATAGCAGTGAAAGTTTTAGCAAAGAGAGTCCCATGTCAGGGGATGATGAGGAATTCATCCGCAAACAGATCATAGAAATGAGCGAAAATGAGGACGCCTCACCATCCGATGAGGAGAATCTAATTCGGCAAAAGATCAGACaagaagagaggaaaaaaatggaacaGAAGAAAATAGAGTCTGTAGAGAAGAGTGCATCAGGAAAAGCCAAGCGGTTATCCAAGAAAAACTCCATAAGTCCCACTGATGATGAAGAGCTTCAAATCTCTCTGGAGAAAGCTCAAGTCGTCAAAGTTGATCCACCAGAGCTCAAAGATGATTGTCAAAGAGGTACAGCCGttcgcaaatttcaaaccatgcAACTGAACACAACCAGCAGCCCCGTGTGTGTAACTCAAGTTGACATCGAGCCCGAGATGGAATGTCTGACTGATTCACCAGATGATCGTTCAAAAGGGGAGGGGTCATCCAGTCTACACGCATCCAGTTTTACACCAGGCACATCGCCAACGTCCTtgtcctcactggatgaagacagCGACAGtagtcccagccacgttcgttcCAGTGAGAGCAAGCAGCACAGAAAAGCTAAACACAGACAACCTGGACAAATGCTGCCGACAATAGAAGACTCTTCAGAGGAGGAAGAGTTGCGGGAAGAGGAGGAGCTACTCAGGGAGCAGGAGAAGCAACGAGGAGCCGGTAAAAAGGCAAAGCGAGACAAAGAAGAGGTTCGAGGACAGCGGAGGCGCGACCGTTCAATGACGCCCCCAAGTAACCTTTCACCGATTGAAGATGCCTCACCCACAGAAGAACTTAGGCAAGAGGCAGAAATGGAAGAAATCAGACGATCATCCTGCTCTGATTTCTCCCCGAGTATCGATTCAGATCCTGAAGGGTTTGAAATCCACGCTGCGAAGATCGCAGCGGTTCAGAAAACATATCAACTTCCCGTATCGGTGGCCCTACATTCTCCAACAGAAGATAAAAACATTGACAAATCACAGCAAAAAACCCTCAGATCTGCTGATGAAGCATATGAGGAGATAATATTGAGGTCTAAATCTCCTACCGCTGAAAATGTTGAGTTTGATCCAGGAAAGGCGGCTCTTTATGGAAGTATGCTTATTGAAGATTACGCATCTGTTATGGATAATTCAACAGATGATCTTGGAGAGGCAGAAAAGATCAGCGTTCCTTGCCAGCCCAAGAAACTGAGATCTCCAGATGAAGTTTATGAAGACATGATCAAGAAAAGGAAAGAATTTATGAAACTCGAACAGGAATACCAAAACATACAACAAAAAACTGAAAGTACAAACCCAGAAATTGTGTTACAGCCCGCTGAGAATACCATTCCCAACGTCGCGACAGTAACTTTGGGAAAAGATGGAAAACCATTGTTAGATGCCGAAAGTGCATACCAGGAACTCATGAAAAAGGTCTTGAGTCCTGGAGCAAGTCCTACTCCGCAAGAtcaagaaacagagaccacttcATCTCGAAGGGCTCTCTACCCAATCCCAGACCTACAAGTCACGCAGTGTTCCTCAGGAGAGTTGTCCTCCGACGAAGAAAGTattaaaaaggaggaggagatggtcaaatcaacatcaGCTGTGGAAACTACATCTCCGTCCTCCGCCTTAGACCAGAAACCACTCCCCCCAGTCACATCACCCCAGACTGACATTGTagacctatcaagtgcaattccaATTACATCTGCTCCTGTAACTGCAAATTTTACTATCTTGCCTACTGTCCCCCAGTATGCACATGGTACCCCGAGCATCGTTTCAACTGCCCCACTAATCCCCCCGAAGCCAAGTGTCTTGCGCAGGGCTAATTCTCAGGAAAAAGCAGATACACCCCTTGAATCACCATTGCCTCCCCCGACCCCACAAAAACCGACAGTATTTCCCAGGAAACCTCCAGTTCCGCTCCCACCTCAGACTTCAACCGTGTCAGGCAGGCCGGAGACAGTGACCACGACTTCTAAACAATCAGTAACGCCAACATACAAACCTCATGTCCCGCCTCCCGTTCCGCCAAAGCCCTGCATTCCGGCAGGTATCGGCGAAAGCCACAGACATGGCGGCAAACCACCCATTGCACCGAAACCTTGCTCGCAGCCGTCTTCCCCTGCTCATTCCGCGCATCCGCCAAGACCTACTGTGCTTCCCACAGAGTCCAATGAAATTGCTTTGAACCTTAGCCCTTCTGAGAGCAAGATCTTTCAACCCTCGCCAAAGTCTCCTTCTTCTCCGAGATATGCAAGAAACCGAGATACGTACGTGGTTATCACGCTCCCGTCTCAGCCAAGCTCTCCGGTAGACAGTCTTTCAACTCAAGCTCCCTCTGACACTGGCCCAGCATCAACTACCCACCAAGCTAGTTATCACCAATCACAGGCTCAACCACATTCATATCAGCAGTCACCACCACCTCATACAACTAGGGTACCCCTGGCTTACACCCGAGTGACTGAATCCATCGAGAACCAAGAGATATGCGGACCGGAAAAACACGTTTCGACTTCGTGTCACATCATCGAGGCCGTGTCGGCCTCCGCTGACCCTCCCGTGGTCTTGCCGAATCTAATCTCTCAAGTGGTTACCACAGAGGTCCAAAGAACCACCGTCTCTGTTGTTCATGAACGGACGCCACCACCTGTGCCAGTTCCGAGGGCAACTGGTATCCCGGTATCATTGGAGAAACCAAAGACCCAATTACCTGTACAGAATGGACAGGCAGCCTTGCCTTGTGAGGTGGTGGATCTGAGGACTATGAAGCCCGAGGCAGCCTCACATATAAATGGAGTGGATCTGTCTGCCGGCCCAGAGTCCAGACAGTCTTTAACAGCTGATGTCAGTCGCCAAAGCAGTGCTGTACAGTCAGCTGTCGTAAACCTGAGTTCTGAATCCTCCACTTTCTCAATCATGACTGACAGCATCACCATAGTGACATGTTCTTCTACAATCCAGAGGTGTGACAGTTTAGAAACCTCTCAAACATCTTCAACCCCACTCCAGctaacaaaaaataaagcatTTGAACCCGTCTCTCAAATTGTATACCGGTCAGTGGATTATCAGCCTCCCACTCACTCTGGCGAGATCCCCATAAATCTCACACTTGGCTCAGCTGGTGGTGGAACTTTCCAAACACCACCTGTAACCATGGCACCCATCACCATTGCTGGTTGCGTTGCTAACGGATTAACGACGAGTACAACGTCTGTGGCAGGAGCTGTTGACCTGAGCACGGCAAAAGCATTCAATACTCTGGTATCCATGGACGCCATTTCGACAGAGGTTCTCACAACTGTCATCACGGAGGATGATGGCAAACCAGTCGATCTGACTGCGGGGAAAAGAGCAGTGTGCTGTGATGTTGTCTACAAGCTCCCATTTGCAGGAAGCTGCACTTCACAGCAGCCCACAACTCCTCTGCCCGAAGACCGTTTTGGATATCGCGATGACCATTACCAATACGGCCGATCGTCATACGGCGCGAGGGGCTTCGGCGGAATCAAACCCTCAATGTCGGACACCAACCTGGCAGAAGCCGGCCTATTTTTTTACAAGAGTAAGAACAGCTATAATTTCACTGGCACCACAGACGGTGCCGTAGATCTTTCTTCCGCAAAGATTTCCGATGCAG gAGACGCAGTGGACTACTCCAAAAAAGGGGCACACGCAGGAACAATAATCCCCCCTTATTGCCAAGCAAGAGTCACAAGTGGTGTTGGTACTCTCTTTGGTACGAGTAGTGTGCTGAGGTCATCCAATGGCGTGGTTTATTCCTCCGTCGCTGCGCCAATTCCATCTACATATGCAATAACAACCCAACCCGGATCAATTTTTTGTACATCATACAACACGCAGTCAAGTATGCATACAAGTGACACCATGCCGTCATTGTCGGAAATCCAGAATTTGCCACTGACGCGATCCCACAGTTTCCTGTCTACAGTTTCGATTACGACAGCAGATGAGCAAGCTGACGTTCCTCTCAACCTGGAGATATCTAAGGAGGACGGGTCTGGTAATGCCGTCACCACAGCGACCACTTCTTCTCTTGACTACACGGATGAATCCCTTGAGGCAATAGCCGCATCCCTGGAGGCTCTTTCGTCACCTATGGTCCCAGGGGATGGCCAGTATCAGGCGGAGCGCGAAAGGCTCGAGATGGAAAAACTCAAACAGCAGCGTCTCGCCGAGGAGCTGGAATGGGAGCGTCAGGAGATTCAACGTTTTCGTGAGCAAGAGCAACTGCTGGTACAGAAGGAATTGGAAGAGCTACAGGTCATGAAGCAGCAAATTTTGACCCAGCAGGAAGAGGAAAGGCAAGCTCACCTCATGATGCAAAAGGAAACCTAcgctcagcaacaacagcagcttGAGCAAATTCAAAGACTCCAAGAGCAACTCCGAATGCAGCTGGAAGAGCAAAAGCTTCGTCAGATGTATCCAGGTGGTGAGGTCCTCGGGAATGGCATCCAAGAGGCCATCGTTTTGGGCCCCGATGGCACTGTGCTGTCACGAAAGATCACAGATAGTGGTTGCCAAACAGACGAAGAGGACGAGACTGTCAGTAAAGCTTACACAGCggggaggaaaaagaaaagtgcCAAAAAGAGCGTCGACAGCTGCGTGCAAACAGATGATGAAGATCAAGACGAGTGGGAGGCGCAGAGAAGCCGGCAGAACCGACCACGTACTGCACGAGGCGACAGGGGAGGGCACGCCGACATGTCTCTACAAGCGCACACTGAGATTTCTATCCAAACGGATACAGACGGAAACATCAGGATGGACACGAGAATGGAACTGTCTGACTCGGAAAGAACCTCGCCAAAGAAACGACCCTCGCCTTTGGAGATGGGTTTGTCTCCGCACCTCAAAGCTGAATCCTCCACGCTTCAAACGTCCCCTAAATCTCCTAACGTGCTCTATTCTCCCTTGTCACCGTGTATTTCCCCAAGTAAATCACTCGAATTTGTATCTTATGATAAGTCACTGGGTGATAAAAGCCCTCAAAAGCTCAGGGGTAGCCCAGATCCCGGAAGTCCCCGAGGAACAAAATCCATGCAGAGATCAATGTCGGACCCCAAATCTATTAGTCCAAATGGAGAAGAAAGGGCAACATCTGGAACCCAGTATGGCGATACC gggAAGGGCTCTGGTGGAACACCTACTGGCACTCAAAAGAAGGTCAAGAGGACTCTGCCAAATCCCCCATCAGAAGAGGAGTCCTCCACCAGTGGCCAGACAGCCTATAGCACCGGTTCTGCTCGGCGGAGAATGTGCCGTAATTCAAACATGGCGCGTGCCAAAATCCTTCAAGACATAGATCGCGAGCTCGATTTGGTGGAACGGGAGTCATCCAAACTGCGCAAAAGGCAGGCGGAGCTTGacgaggaggagaaggaaaTTGACGCCAAGCTGAGGTACTTGGAGATGGGGATTAATCGGAGGAAAGGCGCCCTTCTGAAAGAGCGGGAGAAGAGAGAACGAGCGTATTTGCAGGGAGTGGCTGAAGACAGAGATTATATGTCAGACAGTGAGGTTAGCAATATCCGAGAGACCAGAGGCGACCATGGTGACGGTGAGGACGAGGAAATCGAAAGCCACGGTCTGGAACGTCCTAGGACGGCTCCTCAGTCAGAATTGGATGACTTCGTCCCACCTCAAACCAAACATGAATATGGAAAATACTCGCAGTACCAGTACCCTCAAAGTCAATACCAGCAGTCCCTCTATCAGACCCCCCAGTCTTACCAGTCACATTCTTTGTACTCGTCTGTGCCCTCACTCACCAGCTCCCAACAGCAAAGTTACCAGCAGATGCTCCTGTTGCAGCAAAAAGCTGCCAGGCAAGCCGCTCTTCTCTCTGAACTAGATGCCACCAAGTATGATGTCATTAATCGCCAACCCGATCCCACATCGTCGCCCTACCTCGGCgtcaaatatgacaaatatGGCAACCACCTTGATCTCAGAGCTTTGGATGTGGGAAGTATAGCAGGTAGTCCCATGTCCGCCGTCGCCGATCCCTACTACTCGGATATCGATCACCACACACCTCGAAGTTACCTGCTCTTGGAAGATGCGGCCGAACTCGCTAAGAGCTCCTCTGGATTGTCGTCCTCTTACAGTCTTGCCGAAAGAGAGCTGGCCAAAGCCGAAAAGCTTCTCCAACGCAGCGCTGCTGATCTAGGATCAACTGACTATCTTGGATCCACCACCAGACTGCACACTTATGGTAAAACTCCGGATGAAGATCCAATGGAGGAACCTTACGAACTGAAGCTTTTGAAGCAGCAGCTCAAGCAGGAGTTCAGGAGAAGCACCGGTGGGACGGAAAGCTTAGACCCTCTGACAGGCCTCTCTCAGCACTACTATACCCCGAGCTCCAGCATCTCCAGTTATTCCCAAAGGCACTATCCAAAGACAGACAAGTACAGCATGAGTCGGCTGACTCTGGAGAAGCAGGCAGCAAAACAACTCCCAGCATCAGTGCTTTATCAAAAACACAAGACTCCATTACTTGAACCTAAAATCTCCTCCAAATATTCCTCAATTACAGAAAGCAGAGGTTTAGATGTGGACTATACGAGCTACCTGGGGTCTACAGGTGGATCCCCAAGATCCAGTCGACTCATGCAGGATGAGATTACCTTTGGTCTCCGTAAGAATATTGCAGAGCAGCAAAAATACTTGGGGTCCACCTTGGGGGCCAACTTGGCTGGTTCGCTAAACCTGGGCCAGAGTTTGGGATTGGACTCTGCTTACCCTAGTGGCAGTCGCTCAAGACCGTCATCCAGGCCTACATCTTGCTATGGTTTAGACCTGTCCATCAAAAGAGACCCTTCTAGCTCCTCGCTGAGACTCAAAGGGGACGGCGAAGCCTCTACAGACAGCTTCCAAACCCCCTCCGGTCGTACTAAACCCACCAGCCTCCCCATTGTGCAAAGCGGCCGTGGCAGAATCCCCATCGTGGCCCAGAACTCCGAGGAAGAAAGTCCGTTGAGCCCCGTCGGGGAGCCGATGGGCATGGCCCGCGCCTCGGCAGGACCTCTGCCACCCATCTCAGCCGACTCTCGGGACCAGTTTGGTTCCTGCCTTTCCTTGCAGGActcgcagcagcaacacatcagggaggAACCGAGCAGGGGTAGGACTTATGTCCTGATGGATGACCTTCAGGGTACCATGTCAGATAGCGAAGGTAAAAAACAGAACCATTGTTTTTCTGTTCCTGTCTATGATTTCCTCTCGCATGCCTTGGCTGCTACTATGTGGCGCTCTCGTGAAGATCTGCATGTATTCGTTGCTTCTTCTTTGTGGTGTCACACTTATCAAAATGTCGCACATCTTGTTCTCTGTCTTCGAAGGCATGTGGCCTTCTGCATGCCCGTGCTTCTGTCTGTGCTTCCGATATTATGTAATGTGTTGGCATAA